From Inquilinus sp. Marseille-Q2685:
TGGTGCGGGTGCACGGCACCGGCAAGCTCCTGGCCATCACCACCGACTGCACGCCGCGCTATTGCTTCGCCGATCCCGAGGCCGGTGGCGCCCAGGCGGTGGCCGAGGCGTGGCGGAACCTGACCGCCACCGGCGCCCGGCCGCTGGCCATCACCGACAACATGAACTTCGGCAATCCCGAGAAGCCGCGGATCATGGGCCAGTTCGTCGGTTGCATCCAGGGCATGAAGGCAGCCTGCCTGGCGCTTGATTTCCCGGTCGTTTCCGGCAACGTCTCGCTCTACAACGAGACCTCGGGCGAGGCCATCCTGCCGACCCCGGCGATCGGCGGCGTCGGGCTGGTCGAGGACGGCGGGCGCCACGTCCGACTCGGCTTCAAGACCGAAGGCGAAGCCGTTGTCCTGATTGGCGAAACCAGGGGCCATCTCGGCGCCTCGCTCTACGCTCGCGAGATCCATGGCCGCGAGGACGGCGCGCCGCCGCCGGTCGATCTGGCGGCAGAGCGCCGCAACGGCGATTTCGTGCGGGCCCTGATCCAGGACGGCTCGGCCACCGCCTGCCACGATCTCTCCGACGGCGGCCTTTACGTCGCCCTGGCGGAGATGGCGATGACCGGCCGGATCGGCGCCACGGTCGACCTTGCGGCCGAGGCCGGGTTGTTGTTCGGTGAGGATCAGGGCCGCTATCTGGTCACCACCGCCGACGGCGAGGCGCTGCTGGAGCGGGCCCGGGCGGCCGGCGTCCCGGCGCAAATCATCGGCCGCACCGGCGGCGACGTGTTGAAGCGCAAGGACGGCGGTGCCATATCCGTGGCTGAGCTGCGCCGCATCAATGAGGCGTGGCTGCCCGGATACATGACCGATATCGTCCAGGCTGGAGAGGCGTAAGATGGCGATGGACCCGGCGGAGATCGTCCGCCTGATCAAGGATGGCCTGCCCGGCGCCGAGGTGCGGATCGAGGATCTGCGTGGCGACGGTGATCACTATGCCGCCTATGTCACCAGCCCGGCCTTCTCCGGCAAGAGCCGCGTGCAGCAGCACCAGATGGTCTATCAGGCCCTGGGCGGCCGGATGGGCAACGAGCTGCACGCGCTGATGCTGCACACCTCCGCCGCCGAAGCCTGACCCTCAGCCAGCGAGTAACCCATGGACAACCCCGTCTTCGAGCGCATCCGCAGCGACATCGCCGGCAACGACGTCGTCGTCTACATGAAGGGCACCCCGGTGTTTCCGCAATGCGGCTTCTCGGCCGCGGTGGTGCAGGTGCTGACCCATCTCGGCGTGCCCTTCAAGGGCATCGACATCCTGACCGATCCCGGCCTGCGCCAGGGCATCAAGGATTTCTCAAACTGGCCGACCATCCCGCAGGTCTACGTCAAGGGCGAGTTCGTCGGCGGGTGCGACATCGTCCGCGAGATGTACCAGACCGGCGAGCTGCAGGAGCTGCTCGAGAGCAAGGGCGTCGCCGTCGCCGCCCAGGGCTGACTCCGGCCTCTTCGAGCCGTCCGGACCAGACAAGAATGCCCGCCCCTTCCGGGGCGGGCATTGTCATATCGATACGCTATCGGCCGCTATAACACGAAATCCGCTGTCGCCAGCGGGATGGCGCCAGTGAGCTGGATGTGGAAGTCGGTGACCTTGTCGCCGTTGACATCGCCGCCGATGGTGGTCACGCCATTGACCGACACGTAGCGCAACTGGCCGGCCACGCCGGTGTAGGCGGCGGTGCCGATGAAGCTGAAGGCCTGGTTGCCGGCCGCGCCGGTATTGGCATCGATCGCCGAAAGATCGATGCGGTCGCCCTGAGCATGGCTGAAATCGGTGATCCGGTCGGCCCCCGCGCCTGCTGGGCTGTGGGCGATACTGCCGTAGACGAAGCGATCGGCCCCGGCGCCGCCGGAGAGCGTGTCCTTGCCACCGAGCCCATTGAGCACGTCGTTGCCACCGCTCCCACTCAAGGCGTTGGCGCCGCTGTCTCCGACCAGGATGTCGTTGCCCTGGCTGCCGGCGAGATTCTCAATGCCGGTCAGGGTGTCTCCCGTGGCATCCCCGCCGCTGCTGGTGCCGGCGGCGAGGCTGACCGACACGCCGACCGAGCTGGTGTAGTAGCTGGCGGTGTCGATGCCGTCGCCGCCATTCAGGTAGTCCGCCCCCGCTTCGCCCCGAAGGATGTCGCTGTCGGCGCCGCCATAGAGATAGTCGTTGCCGGCCGCCCCGGTGATGGTGTCGTTGCCGGCATCGCCATACAGGCTCTCGGCATCGGCCGAGCCGATCAGGGTGTCGGTGCCGTCGCCACCCGACCCGTAATCGCTGCCGCCACCATTGGTCTCGATCCGGTCGTCGCCCGCGCCGCCATACATGTAGTCCCGGCCGGCGCTGCCGCGGAGGGTATCGTTGCCGTCGTTCCCGGACAGACTGTCGTCGCCATCGCCGCCGCTGAGCGTGTCGTTGGCCGCCCCGCCTGTGAGGCTGTCGTTGCCGCCCGCCCCGTTCAGGGTATCCGTGCCGTCACCGCCATGAATGGCATCGTTGCCGGCGCCCCCGGCGATGCTGTCACTTCCCGTCCCAGCGTAGTAGGTCATCGCCTCCATGTTGATCGCCCGGCTGCCGTCGCTGCCGGCGGCGCCGTTCAGGACGAAGGTGACACCGACCGTGGTGGTGCTGCGGTCGACATAGAGCGTGTCGACGCCGGCGCCGCCATCGACGACGTCGACCCCGATGCCGGTGCTGATGTAGTCGTCGCCGTCACCGCCGCTGATCGCATCGTTGTCGGCGCCGCCATAGAGTGAATCATTGCCGGCATATCCGTAGGTTGTGTCGTTGCCGGCGTCGCCGTACAGGCTGTCCGCATCGGCCGACCCGACCATGGTGTCCTTGCCGTCGCCGCCCGAGCCGTAGTCGCCGCCACCGCCCCCGGCCTCGATCCGGTCGTCGCCGGCGTTGCCATACAGGTAATCCCGGCCGGCGAGGCCGCGAAGGATGTCGTTGCCGTCGTTCCCCGACAGGCTGTCGTCGCCATCGCCGCCGCCGAGCGTGTCGTTGGCGGCACCCCCGTTGAGGTTGTCGTTGCCCGCCGCCCCGTTCAGGACATCGGTCCCGTCGCCTCCATGGATGGCGTCGTTGCCGCCGGCCCCGGTTATGGTGTCGTTGCCCGTCCCGGCGTAGTAGGTCATCACCTCCATGTTGATCGCCCGGCTGCCGTCGCTGCCGGCGGCGCCGTTCAGGGTGAAGCTGACGCCCGCGGTGGCGGTGCTGCGGTCGACATAGAGCGTGTCCGTGCCGGCGCCGCCGTCGACGACATCGGCGCCGATGCCGGTGGCGATATAGTCGTCGCCATCGCCGCCGCTGATCCCATCGCTGTCGGCGCCGCCATAAAGCGAATCGTTGCCGGCATAGCCGTTGATCGTGTCGTTGCCAGCGTCACCGTACAGGGTGTCGGCATCGGCCGAGCCGACCATGGTGTCCTTGCCGTCGCCGCCCGAACCGTAGTCGCCGCCACCGCCCCCGGTCTCGATCCGGTCGTCGCCCAGGCCGCCATACAGGTAATCCCGGCCGGAGAGGCCGCGGAGGATGTCGTTGCCGTCATTTCCCGACAGGCTGTCGTCGCCATCGCCACCGCCGAGCGTGTCGGTGCCGTTGCCCCCGTTGAGGCTGTCGTTGCCGGCCGCCCCGTTCAGGACATCGGTGCCGTCATAGCCGTAGATCGTGTCATTGCCGCCAGCCCCGGTGATGGTGTCGTTGCCCGACCCGGCGTAATAGGTCATCACCTCCATGTTGATTGCGCGGCTGCCGTCGCTGCCGGCGGCGCCGTTCAGGGTGAAGCTGACGCCCGTGGTGGTGCTGCTGCGGTCGACATAGAGCGTGTCGGTTCCCGCGCCGCCATCGACGATGTCGACGCCGATGCCGGTGTTGATGTAGTCGTCGCCGTCGCCGCCGCCGAGGTTGTCGTTGCCGGCGCCGCCATAGAGCGTGTCGTTGCCGGCCGCCCGGGTGATGCCGTCGTTGCCGGCGTCGCCGTACGGGCTCTCGGCGTCGGCCGGGCCGATCAGGGTATCGTTGCCGCCCCCGCCCGAGCCGTAATCGCCGCCACCGCCCCCGGTCTCGATCCGGTCGTCGCCCTCGCCGCCGTACATGTAGTCCCGGCCGGTACCGCCGCGGAGAATATCGTTACCTGCATATCCCTGCAGCGTGTCGTCGCCAGCCAGACCGTCGATGGTATCGGCGCTGGCGGTCCCGTTCAGGGAATCGTTGCCGGGGGTTCCTGGGATGGTCGCCATCGTGACTATGCCTTCTGTTCAAATCGCATGATCTTCGGCCGCCCCGGCGCAACGTCACGCGTCCGATGCCAGAGTTGCGCACGGATCGCCGAGACCGAAGAGGAACCCTAGCCTGCTTTGAAACGCCGTGTTCAGCATCAGCCGAACGGAGGGTGCGCGTCGTCGCGCGGGCGTGTATCTTATGCGGCTTTTTCTGCCGATTCGGCTTGGACTAGGCCGGCCGCAGCAGCGGCTTCACCAGGCTGTGGATCACGGCGGAGGGGGCTGCGCCCGGTGTCGTCCGGAGCATCCGCTCGTAGCGTCCATAGTCGTCGAGGGCGCCCGCCGTATCGGCCCGGGCCAGCCGGCTGCGGATCAGGGCCTCATGGATCCGGACCGAATCCGGGTACAGGTCGAGCCCGTGCAGATAGAGCATCCGGGCGCGCTCGGCATCGCCTCCCCGCTCGTGCCGATGGCCGAGACGCAGCACCAGGTCGAGGAAGCGGTCGCGCAGGCGGCCCGCTGCCGGCGCCGACCATGCAGCCTCTCCGCCGCGCGACAGCACCGGCCCCGGGAAGTCGAAGACGAGACGGTCGAGATCCGGCCCGGCGCCGTCGTCGGCCGTTCCCCGCCGCAGACGATCCTCCCAATCGTCCAGATCGACCCAGACCTTGTCCGGCGCCAGACGCAGCCTGCCCTCCCGCTGCAGCACCAGATCGGCCCGCCCGAGCAGCCGGCGCAGCCGGTGCAGCGCCTGCTCGCAGGCCGCCCTCGCCCGGTCGCCATCCGCATCCGGCCAGAACCAGTCCTGCAGGTCCTCGAGGCGGCAGCTGTGGTCGCGGGCCAGGGCCAGGGCGCGCAGGATGTCCAGCGACCGCGTCGGCGGCTTCGGCCCGGGATCAAGCGGCGTGCCCTCCCGCTCGAGCCGGAACCCGCCCAGCACATGCACGGCGAGCGCCCAGGGCCAGCGCGCCGGGCGGCGTGGCGGCGGCGGCAGCCGCCGCTGCCCGATCAGCGCACGGCAGAATTCGGCCTCGACCTCACCGTCGATCGCGTCGGCGCACAGCTCCGCCAGCAGCGACGGCAGATTCGGCAGCACCGCCGACCAGCCGACCGCCCGCAGGGCCGAGAGCGCGGCCGCGAGCCGTTCGGGATATCGGGCCTCTCCGACCCATTTGTCGCCCATGGCCCGGGCGATCAGCACGCAGGCCTCGGTCCGCCGCAGCACCGCCCCGTCGAACAGCGGCAGGCGCGTTTCCAGGAACAGGGCGGCCTCCGCCGGCCTGCGGTCCGCGAGCAGCACCTGGAACAGGGTGATGAAATGCGGCCAGCGCTCGATCGGGGGCTCGTTCGCCGCTTCGATCGCAGCCATGAAGCGATCGCAGGCCCGATACGCCTCGGGGAGATGGCCCTGCCGGGTGTGCATGGCCGCCTGGCAGTCCGCCACCACGGCGACCTGCGTGGTGTAGCGGCTGTCGGCGATCTGAGCCAAGCGGTCGACCAGGCCGGCGAACTCCTCCCAGTCGTTGCGCAGCTTCTTCTGCAGTTGCAGATGGTAGAGGGCGCCGAACTCCACCCCGCGCAGCGCCTCCCGTTCGCCGATGGCGATGGCGGCGCGCAGCGCCTGCTCGGCATCGGCATAAGGGAACCCGCGCCGGGCATAGGGAAAGAAGTAGCGCCCCCTGACCGCGCCGAAATCGACCAGCCAGAGGCCGAGCACCCAGGGGGAGACGCCGGGATCGTGCAGCTCGTCCGCGACGCTGTCGACGGCGGTCTCGAACAGCGCCGCATTGCCGGTCGAGCCGGCGTAGGAGATCAGGATCTGGCTGGCGTGCACGCGCGACATCGGCGCGTCGCCGGCATGGCGCGTCGCCAGCCGGACCACCAGCTGATCCACCAGACGCCCTGCCGCCTGCATGCCGCGGCGATAGTCGTCGGCATAGACGCAGGCCCGCAGCAGCCCGACCCGGACCAGGAGATGCTCGTCGGGCGGCAGGGTCGGCAGCCCCTGGTCCAGCAGCACGAAGGCCCGCCGGGTCCAGTCGGCCAATCCGTGATGCGTGCGCCAGCTGTCGGTCTTGACCAGGGCCGCGCGTGCGACGGCGAGGCAGCAGCCGCGCGCATTGCCGTCGTGCTCGAAGGCGGCCCAGGCCCGGGACAGCCACGCCTCCGCCGCGTCGTCGTCCGGCATGGCGGCGACGCCGGCCCAGTAGCACAGCCAGCCGTCGAACGCGTCGTCGGGAAGCTGCGCACACCAGTCGGCGAAGGTGGCGCGCCGGCCCTGCGCCAGGACCGCCTCGGCACGGTCGGCCATCAGCCGGCGCGCCAGATCCCAGGCCCGGCCCTGCAGCGCGAGGTCGATGGCGTCGTCGGTGCGCCCGGCCTCCGCCAGCACGGTCGCCGCCCGCCGCCGCAGCCGCGCCTGCTCCGCCTCCGGCACGGATCGGGCGAAGCGGTCGCGCAGGAAGCCGCGCAGCAGGTCGTGCAGGATGAAGACCGGCCGGGCCGCCTCGCCGCGCGCGACCAGCAGCTGCCGACGGTGCAGCCGCTCCAGCAGGCTGCGCGCCTGACCGGATTCCGCCATGGCCGCGGCGAGGCCGGCGGTGATCTCCGGCAGCAGGTTCAGCTTGAGCAGCATGTCCTGCTCGGAGACCGGCAGGGTCTCGAACAGCTGCGCCCCGAGCACGTCGAACATCGCGCCCTCGCGGCTCTGCAGCGGGTCCGCGGCCAGCGCCTCGATGCGGGCATCGGCGGCGGCACCGGATTCCGCCAGCAGCACCAGCCCTGCGGCCCAGCCCCGCGCCGCGCTGACGTCGAGGGCCGATGCGGCGCGCAGCATGTGGGCGGTGACGAGGTCGCGCGCTTCGGCATCCGAGAAGGCGAGCTCGGCCTGGTCGATCACCGCGAGCCGGCCGTCGCGCCCGAGCCCGGCCAGCTCGCCCGGCGGCAGGATGCGCGCCAGGCAGAGGCAGCGCAGCGTCGGCGGCAGCTCGCCCAACAGCACCGCCAGGACGCCGCGGAAGCCGGGCGCGTCGGCGGCGTGCAGGTCGTCGAGCACCAGCAGCGTGCCGGGCCGCAGCCGTGCGAAGAAGGCCTGCAGGAAGCGGAGCGCGAAGGCCTCGGGCTGGTCGGCGTATTCCGGCCCGAACACCGGCAGACGGCCGGCCTGCGCCGGCGGCAGGGCCCGGCCGAGGAAGTGGAAGAAGGCGGCGATGTCCTGGTCGCCCTCGTCGACCCGATACCAGAGACGCGGCTCCCGCCGGCCCTGCAGATAGTCGACGGCGGCCGTGGTCTTGCCATAGCCCGCCGGCGCGGCCAGCCAGCATCGGCCGGAGCGCAGGCCCCGGTCGATGGCGTCGAGACCCCGGCCCCGCCGCACGATGTGGCTCGGCCGTGGCGTGACCAGCTTGACGATCGGAGACGCCGCCATGACCCCTCTCCCACGGGGCGGCAGTCTAGCAGACTGTTGTCCGATGAATGACGGCCAACTGCGCCTCGCGCCCGGCCATGCCGAGCCCTGGACCCAGGCATGACGAGGTGGGGCGGGCGATGACGGCCCGGTCCGGTCCAGAATGGCGGCCAACCGCCCCGCAGCCCACCGGGGCGGATATCGTTTCGCGGCCCGGAGGAACCCCGTGGTGTCGACCGCCGAGCCGGATCGGGACGACCGAGCCGTGCCCTCTGCCCACGTCCCCCATGGCCTGGCCGACGAGCTGCTGATCGACGCCGAGGTCGACGACATCCCGGCGCCGACGACGCCGCTCAAGGCCGGGTGGCTGCTGGTGGTCAGCCTGGTCCTGATCGCGCTTAACCTGCGCCCGGCGCTGTCGAGCCTGGGGCCGGTGCTGAAGGAGATCATCGCCGACACCGGCATCTCCGCCGGCACGGCGAGCCTGCTGACGACGGCACCGGTGGTCTGCCTCGGCCTATTCGGCGTGCTGGCCCCACGGATCAGCCGGCGGCTGGGCACCGAGCGCGCGGTGCTGGCGCTGCTGCTGGTGCTGGCGCTCGGCACCGCGCTGCGCGGCCTGGGCACGCCCCCTGCCCTGCTGCTGGGCGCCATCCTGGCCGGCGCCGGCATCGGCGTCACCAACGTGCTGCTGCCGGGCATCGTCAAGCGCGACTTCCCGGACAGGGCGCCGCTGATGACCGGGGTCTACACCATGGCGCTGTGCGCCGGCGCCGCCCTGGCCGCCGGCGCCACCCTGCCGATCGCCCAGGCGGCCGACGGGTCCTGGGCCGCGGCCCTGGCCTTCTGGGCCATCCCCGCGATCATCGCCGCCCTGGTCTGGCTGACCCAGATCCCGCCCCGCCATGGTCCGGCCGCCCATGCCGGCTTCACCGTCCGCGGCCTGTGGAGCGATCCGCTGGCCTGGCAGGTCACGCTGTTCATGGGGCTGCAATCCTCGCTGGCCTACAGCGTCTTCGGCTGGCTGGCGCCGATCCTGCGCGACCGCGGCGTCGACGGCGTGGCCGCCGGGATCATGGTGTCGGTCTCGATCATGGTCCAGGTCGCCGCCGCGCTGGTGGCGCCGTCGCTGGCGACCCGCGGCCGCGACCAGCGACTGGCGGCGCTGCTGTGCATGGCGTTCTCGCTCGTCGGGTTCCTGGGCTGCATCTTCGCGCCGCTGGGCACGGTCTGGCTCTGGATCGTGCTGCTCGGCATCGGCCAGGGCGCCGCCTTCGCCGTGGCGCTGACCCTGGTGGTGCTGCGCACGCCGGACGCCCATGTCGCGGCCCATCTCTCCTCGATGTCGCAGGGCGTGGGCTACACGCTCGCCTCCGGCGGCCCGCTGCTGATCGGCCTGCTGCACGACTGGACCGGCGGCTGGGCCGCGGCCGGGCTGTTCGTGCTCGCCATCGGCCTCGCCGCAGCCCTCGCCGGCATCGGCGCCGGCCGGGCGAAGCTGGTCTCGGCCCGGGCGGTCGCGCGCTGAAACAGAAAGGGCGCCCCGAGGGCGCCCTTTCCACATCACCGAGCCGGCTGGATCAGCGGCTGTAGAACTCGACCACCAGGTTCGGCTCCATCTGGACCGGGTACGGCACGTCGGCCAGGGCCGGGGTGCGCACGACCTTGCCCTTGAAGGCGCCGTGGTCGACCTCGATGTACTCCGGCACCTCGCGCTCGGACGACGCGATGGCGCCCAGGATCAGGGCCATCTCGCGCGACTTCTGCTTGATCTCGATCACGTCGCCGTCCTTGACCTGGTACGACGCGATGTTGAGGCGCTTGCCGTTCACCAGGACATGGCCGTGGTTGACGAGCTGGCGGGCGGCGAACACGGTCGGGACGAACTTCATCCGGTAGACGACGGTGTCCAGGCGGCGCTCCAGCAGGCCGATCAGGTTCTCGCCGGTGTCGCCCTTGCGGCGCACGGCCTCGTCGAACAGGCGGCGGAACTGCTTCTCGCCGATGTTGCCGTAGTAGCCCTTCAGCTTCTGCTTGGACATCAGCTGGGTGCCGAAATCGGTCGGCTTCTTGCGCCGCTGGCCGTGCTGGCCCGGGCCGTATTCGCGGTTGTTCAGCGGGCTCTTCGGACGGCCCCAGAGGTTGACGCCAAGGCGGCGGTCGATCTTGTGCTTCGAATTCTGGCGCTTGCTCACGCGCGCGGTCCTTCTCTCATGTTGTCCCGGTAGGCCCTGCCAAAGGCAAGGCGGGGCGCCGGCTCACGCACCGGACCCGCGTTCCCAGGAATGGAAGCGGTGAGAAACGCGATTTCCCGCCGGATGTCAAGCCCGAAGCCGCTTTCCGCTATCCCGGCAGATAGTGGATATGCGGCCGGCCGTGATGCGGCGACCGCTCGACATGGGCGCGCCCGCCGAACCCCTCGCGGATCCGCGCCTCGGTCAGGATCCCCCCCGGCGCGCCGGCGCAGACCACCCGCCCCTCCCGCAGCAGCGCCACGGCATCGCAGAACATGGCGGCCAGGTTGAGGTCGTGCAGGGCGACGATGCTGGTCGCCGGCAGCCGGCCGACCAGGGCCAGGATCTCGAGCTGGTGCTGCACGTCGAGATGGTTGGTGGGCTCGTCCAGCAGCAGCTCGGTCGGGGTCTGGGCCAGGGCGCGGGCGATCTGCACCCGCTGCCGCTCCCCGCCCGACAAGGTGTGCCAGGGCTGGCCGCGCTTGCCCTCGAGCCCGACCCGGCGCAGCGCCTCCTCCACCGCCGCGTCGTCCTGCGCGGTCCAGGGCGACAGGGGCCCGCGATGCGGCGTGCGGCCGAGCCGGACGACGTCGAGCACCGTCACCCGGGCGTCGGTCGCCGCCTGCTGCTCGACCAGCGCGACGCGGCGGGCGATGGCTGCGCGCGACAGGTCCGCGATATCCGCCCCGCCCAGCGTGATCACGCCGCTCTCCACCCGCCGCAGCCGGCAGATCAGGCGCAGCAGGGTGGACTTGCCGGCGCCGTTCGGACCGAGGAGGCCCAGCATCCGGCCGGGCGCCGCCTCCAGCGTCACGCCGTCGACGATCATCCGGCCGCCGGCGGCCCAGCGCACGTCATGCGTCGAGATGGTCATGCCGCCCGCCTCGCCCGATACAGCAGCAGGGCGAAGGCCGGGGCGCCGAACAGGGCGGTGACCACGCCGATCGGCAGGATCTGCTGCGGGATGATGATGCGGGAGACGATGTCGGCCAGCACCATGAAGATGGCGCCGATCATCGCCGAGGCCGGCAGCAGCCGGGCGTGGCCGGGCCCGACCAGGAAGCGCGCCGCATGCGGGATGACGAGGCCGACGAAGCCGACCGACCCGACGATGCTGACCATGGTCGCCGTCATCGCCGCGGTCGCCGCGAACAGCACCACGCGCACCCGGGTCACGTCGATGCCGAGCGAGGCCGCGGCATCCGCCCCGAAGGTGAAGGCGTCGAGCGCACGGGCGTGCAGGATGCACAGGACGAAGCCGACCGCCGCGACCGGGACCGCGACCTGGACATCCGGCCAGCGCACTCCGCCGAGGCTGCCGAGCAGCCAGAACATCACGCCGCGCGCCTGCTCGGCATCGGCCGAGGTGGTGACGATGGTGGAGGTCACGGCGTTGAACAGCTGCGACCCGGCGACACCGGCCAGGATGACGCGGTCGATGCCGCCGCCCACCCCGGCCGCCAGCAGCGACACCAGGGCGAAGGCGAGGACGGCGCCGATGAAGGCGCCGCCGGACAGCGAGACGGCGCCGCCGCCGACGCCCGCGATCAGCACCGCGACGGCGCCGGTCGACGCCCCGGCGGAGATGCCGAGGACATAAGGCTCGGCCAGCGGGTTGCGCAGCAGCGCCTGCAGGATCGCGCCGGACAGGGCCAGCGCGGCGCCGCAGCAGGCCGCCACCAGGGCGCGGCTGAGCCGGTAGTCCCAGATCACCCCTTCCTGGATCGGGCTGACGGCGAAGCCGGCGCCGAGCAGCCGGTTGGCCAGCGCCCGGACCGTGGTGGCCAGGGGGACCTGCATCTCGCCGATCGACACGGCGAGCGCGATGGCGGCGACCAGCACCGCCAGGGACAGCGCGGCCAGCAGGGCGCGGACGCCCCAGCCGCCATCGAGGAGGGCCCCGCCTCTCACCCCCCGAGCCCGAAGCTCTTGATGCCGCTCGCCAGCGCCTCGATGCCGTCGACGGCGCGGATCGAGGGCTGCATCGCCTGCACGTCCATCACCACGAAATGCTTGTCCCTCACCGCCTCCAGCCGGCTCGTCACCGGGTCGGTGGTGAGGAAATCGAGCTTCACCGCGGTGTCGTCGGCCGGGTAGCGGCGGCGGCTCATCTGCCCCAGGACGATGATCGCGGGGTCGGCCGCGGCGATGCGCTCCCAGCTCACCAGCGGCCACTCCTCCTCCGTGGTGATGACGTTGCGGGCGCCGAGCTGCTGCAGGATGTAGGCCGGCACGCCGTTCCGGCCGGCGACGAAGGCCTCACCCGCGACCTCCTTGCTGGAGAACCAGAACACCACCGGCACGCCCCTCGCCTGCCGGCCCGCCACCGAGGCGATGGCCGCGGCCTCACGCCGCTGCAGGTCGGCGACCAGCGCCTCGCCCCGATCGGCGACGTCGAAGATCCGCGCCAGGTCGCGAATCTCCTGATAGACGAGGTCCATGGTGAAGAGCTGCCTGCGCACGCCGTCGCCGCCGCCGGAATTGTCCTTCGCGACGCAATCGGCCGGCGAGATGTAGGTGGGAATGCCGAGGCCGGCGAACTGCTCGCGCGTGCCGACCGAGCCCTGCGGCCCGACATGCCATTCGAACTGGGCCGTCACCAGCTCCGGCTCCCTCCCGACCACGGATTCGAAGCTGGGGTCGTTATCGGCCAGGCGCGGGATCGTCGCGTTCGCCGCCTCATACGCCTTCAGCACCGGGCCGAACCAGACGGCGGTGCCGACGACGCGGTCGGCCAGGCCGAGCGACAGCAGGATCTCGGTGCTGCTCTGCCCGATCGACACGGCGCGCCGCGGCGCCTTGGCGAAGGTGACGTCGACGCCGCAGTTGCGGATGGTCAGCGGGTACTGCGTCGGCTCGGCCCGCACCGCCGGCGACAGGACGAGGAGCGCCAGCCCGGCCAGGGCCAGGGCACGCGAAGGGAAGGACCGGAAAACCGTCATGAAGCCTCCTGCCCGGGCCACCCCGCCCGGAAAACGGATTGCGCGGCGACGGCAGGTCTCCTGGCTCGCGGATCATGGCTTCGCGCCGGCCTTCCCACCCGGCATCGGGCAGTGGCCTGGCCCTCGAGGGGCCACGGGGACGCTCGGCGATCCGCTGACAGTTGCGGGGGCAGCCACGGATTCCGCCCCCTTGCACCTGATCGGGGGGCGCCACCGTGTTCCCTTTTGATCCCATGCGGGAACCGTCGCCGCGATGTGTATCAGCGCGGCCGAGAGCCGGTCAATCGAGGCAGACGTTCCGGGTGGGGGCAATCGGATGAAGGAGTGATTCCTCCCTCTTGTCATGCCCGTGCTTGATCCGCGGCTGTCCGGCTGAGCCTTTTCGGGATGCGGAAGAGGAGTGGACTCAATTTTTATTGTCATCGCCGGGCTTGACCCGGCGATCCAGGGGCCACCCGGAACGGCATCGACAGTCCTGGATGCCCGGGTCAAGCCCGGGCATGACAGCTATAAATAGAGGATTGAGCTCTGAAATTCTCTCTCCGATTGTCAACCAACCTTAACCGGACACCCGTGGGTCAAGCCCGGCAATGACAGCAGTGGCATAGCCCAATCCCTTCGCCCGATTGCCCTGGCATCCCGGCAGCGCTCAGCTGCTGTCCGGCTTTTCGGGCGGCGGTCCGGCGGCCGAAGGTCGGGGGTGCCCGGGTTCCGCCGGGGCGTCCGCTTCTTCGGGCCTGGCGTCGGGCGGCCGGGCGAAGGGCGGCTGGGCATAGGGTGATTGGGGATGCCCGCTCTCCTCGACCGCCCAGGTCTCGGCCTGCCACCGGCTCCAGTCCGGCGCGATGTCGAGCTCCCGGCAGAACCGGGCGACGACCTCGCCGACCGGCAGGTCGCCGATGTCCTCGGCGGCCTCGTCCTGCAGCCGGCGGTCCAGCTCGTGCAGCAGGTCGTCGCGCCGGTCCTGCTCGGCGACGTCCAGCTCGCAGGCCTCGGCTTCGGCAGCCTCTTCGGCCTCGATCGCCTCCTTCAGGATGCGCCGGACCAGGTTTCGCCGCCGGCGC
This genomic window contains:
- a CDS encoding ABC transporter ATP-binding protein, encoding MTISTHDVRWAAGGRMIVDGVTLEAAPGRMLGLLGPNGAGKSTLLRLICRLRRVESGVITLGGADIADLSRAAIARRVALVEQQAATDARVTVLDVVRLGRTPHRGPLSPWTAQDDAAVEEALRRVGLEGKRGQPWHTLSGGERQRVQIARALAQTPTELLLDEPTNHLDVQHQLEILALVGRLPATSIVALHDLNLAAMFCDAVALLREGRVVCAGAPGGILTEARIREGFGGRAHVERSPHHGRPHIHYLPG
- a CDS encoding iron ABC transporter permease → MRGGALLDGGWGVRALLAALSLAVLVAAIALAVSIGEMQVPLATTVRALANRLLGAGFAVSPIQEGVIWDYRLSRALVAACCGAALALSGAILQALLRNPLAEPYVLGISAGASTGAVAVLIAGVGGGAVSLSGGAFIGAVLAFALVSLLAAGVGGGIDRVILAGVAGSQLFNAVTSTIVTTSADAEQARGVMFWLLGSLGGVRWPDVQVAVPVAAVGFVLCILHARALDAFTFGADAAASLGIDVTRVRVVLFAATAAMTATMVSIVGSVGFVGLVIPHAARFLVGPGHARLLPASAMIGAIFMVLADIVSRIIIPQQILPIGVVTALFGAPAFALLLYRARRAA
- a CDS encoding ABC transporter substrate-binding protein — its product is MTVFRSFPSRALALAGLALLVLSPAVRAEPTQYPLTIRNCGVDVTFAKAPRRAVSIGQSSTEILLSLGLADRVVGTAVWFGPVLKAYEAANATIPRLADNDPSFESVVGREPELVTAQFEWHVGPQGSVGTREQFAGLGIPTYISPADCVAKDNSGGGDGVRRQLFTMDLVYQEIRDLARIFDVADRGEALVADLQRREAAAIASVAGRQARGVPVVFWFSSKEVAGEAFVAGRNGVPAYILQQLGARNVITTEEEWPLVSWERIAAADPAIIVLGQMSRRRYPADDTAVKLDFLTTDPVTSRLEAVRDKHFVVMDVQAMQPSIRAVDGIEALASGIKSFGLGG